The genomic window TGTGATTCTCTCCTTCCAAGCCTCTATCAGCGAGCGCTGATCCCAGAAGCCGTCCTCCATGAGCTAGATCATCCATCCTCTCCCGGCTCTGTCAAAAGTTGGCTTTTATCCTTGCCGACTTGGATCGATATCAGGAGGACATCTTCCAGCTCTGATCCTGCGCTTGACGCTCTCGACCCTGGGGAGCGAGATGCAATTCTTCTTGCAAGGAAGAACACGCCGATGTTCTCCTAATCGACGAGCGACGTGGGCGTCTTGAAGCGCAGCGACGCGGCCTCGCAACCACCGGCACGTTGGGCGTTTTGTTGGCAGCTCACGAAAAGGGCTTGATGAACGCTCATGCTGCATACACGCGTCTGATAAACGAAACTTCCTTCCGGACTACTCCGGAACTCGACAGGCACTTCCTTCAGCGCATCAGGAAATAGGCACTCGTCCCAATGCTCAAAACTTTCTAAAACTCCAGACACTTTCCTCCCGTTCTACCGTCTATAGCTCGTAACGAAGGTGCGCGAACTTCGTTCGGGAGGCGGAAGAATGGAAAGACTGAATTGGTTCTGGCAGGACCTGCGGTACGGCCTCCGAAGCCTGCGGAAGGATCGCGGCTTTGCATTCCTGGCGGTATTGGCGCTCGCACTTGGCATCGGAGCGACCACTGTCATCTTTAGTGTCCTCGACAACGTTCTTCTCGAGCCATTCCCCTACAAGAATCCCGATCGTCTGGCGATGTTCTTCATTCACGACAACACTCGATCCGATCAGGATGGCCGCGGTGGCTTCTTCTACGCCGAGTACATGGACTACAAGGAACAGAACCATGTATGGGAAGGACTGATTGCCAACAACGGAGAAGATGTTCTCTACACCGACAAAGAGGGTACAAGGCAATACAGCGGCGGCCAGGTCACAGGCGATGCGTTCGAATTCCTCGGTATACAGCCCTTGCTCGGAAGAATCTTGGTGCCAGACGATGCGCGCCCCGACGCGCCTCCGGTTGCGGTGATGAGTTATCGCGTGTGGCAGAAGGATTTCAACGGCGATCCTACGATCATCAACAGCACTCTGGAGTTGAATGGCAAGCAGGTGACGCTGGTTGGCATCATGCCGCCGCGCTTTCTTTTCGGCGCTGATGATTTTTGGTTGCCGCTGACTCTAGCCCGCAACGATACCTCTCCGTTCAATCGCGTCTGGCTGCTGGGCCGGCTCAAGCCTGGCGTAAGTCTTAAGGCAGCGGCCAGCGATCTGGATGTGGTAGCCCGCCGACTCTCGACTGTCTATCGCAAGGATTATCCGGCGAATTTCAGCATTAAAGTTATGTCGCTCGCCGATCAGGTGGTTGGACAGTTTCGCGTCATGCTCTTTGCTCTGATGGCAGCCGTAAGCATGCTGCTGCTGATCGCGTGCAGCAATGTTGCGAACCTGCTGCTGGCGCGAGCTACCGCACGAGAAAAAGAGATCGCAATTCGCGCCTCGATGGGAGCGAGCCGCGCGCGGCTTGTGATGCAGTTGATGGTCGAGAGCTTCATCCTGGCTGCGCTCGGATGTTTGGCTGGCTCTCTGTTCGCCTATGGCGGAATCAAAGGCGTGCTCGCCGCATTGCCTCCTGATCTCATACCGGCTGAAACCGTGATTACTCTGAACGCCCGTGTGCTGTTGTTTTCGGTGGGAGTCACGGCAGTCACAACTCTGCTATGCGGACTGGCTCCGGCGTTTCATTCTGTTCGCGGCGAACTGCATAATCGCCTGAAAGACACAGGCAAAGGCACGCAAGGCCCATTTCGTCACGGCAAGTTCCGTTCTGGGCTGGTGGTCTCGCAAGTCGCGCTTTCCATCGTCCTGCTGGTCGGCGCCGGACTGATGATGCGCAGCCTGTTCGCGCTGCAGCATGTGGATCTGGGACTCACGCCCGATCACATCCTTGTGGCGCGCACGCCCCTGCCGAAAGGGCGTTACGACAAGGCGGAACAGAAGGCGATTTTCTTCCGTCAGGTTCTCGACAAAATTACCGCGCTGCCTGGAGTCGTTGCTGCGACCGAGACCAGCACGCTTCCTCCTTATGGCGGCATTCTAAGTGAAGTGACCGTTCCCGGCAAGAGTCATGCGGAAGCATGGCGTTCGATCTTCCAGCTCTGCAGCGAAGGATACTTTCCTACTCTAGGAATCAGGCTTGTGCGAGGACGCTTGCTCTCCGAATCTGACGTTGTCTCCGCCCGTCATGTGATCGTCGTCAATCAGACGCTGGTGCGCAGCTTTTTTGGCACTGACGATCCGATTGGCAAGTCCATCAAGTTCAACCTGCTCGATACCGTTCCCGAATCTCCGAAGGATGCATATTTCGAAATTATCGGCGTAGTTGCGGACGTGAAAAATCGCGGCTTGCAGGAAGCTCCGCAGCCGGAAGCGTTCATGCCTTACAGCGTCTCCGGTGCATTCCAGCGCGGCGTGCTGGTGCGAACTGCAGTCGAACCGATGTCGATGCTGTTGAATGTCAGGCGTGAGATCTGGTCGGTCGATCGCGGAGTCGCGCTGACACTCACCGGAACGCTGGAAGGCTACCTCGAACAGTTTTCGTACTCGCAGCCTCGCTTCGGACTCATCCTCTTTGGGGTCTTTGCAGGGATCGGTTTGGCGCTCGTCGCAATTGGAGTGTTCAGCGTGATGGCTTATTCGGTGAGCCTGCAAACGCACGAGATCGGAATCCGCATGGCTCTCGGGGCACAGCAAGGATCCGTTCTACGCATGGTGCTGAGAAAAGGATTGCTGATCATCGCCATGGGTATCATCATCGGCGAAGTCGTCAGCCTGGCGCTCACGCGCTTTGTTCAAAGCCAGATTTGGGGAGTCTCGGCGCGCGATCCGCTAACCTTCGCTGGAGTGCTGGCTGTGCTTGTCATGGTAGGAGTCGCCGCTTGCCTGGTTCCGGCTCGACGAGCCACTAAAGTTGATCCTTTAGTCGCGCTGCGCTACGAGTGACTCCCGAGAGATGAACTGGGGCGAATCGGGATGTTCGCTTTCGAACAGTGATTGCGATTTTGAGAAAGTATCTCGCGTATGTCTTCTAAAGAAGGTTGCTCCTCAACTACTTGGCGAACCCTGAGCTGGCCGCAAAACTGCCATTGAAACCAGGGCGCTAGCTCTTCTATGTCCTTTATTCAAGACCTCCGGTACTCGTTACGCCGTCTGATCAAATCTTTGGGATTTACCGCGACTGCAGTGCTCACGCTGGCTCTGGGCATGGGTGCAACCACGGCGATGTACAGCGTGATCCACGCGGTGCTGCTGAACAGTTTGCCGTTTGCTCATCCTGAGCAACTCCTCGTCTTCCGCGAATCGCAGAAGGCAGGCGAGATGAGCGTCACCTGGCCTAATTTCGAGGACTGGCGTGCGCAACAGCATTCGTTCGAAGGTTTAGCCGCGTTTGACCTTCGGCACTACGACTACTTCGACGGCACCCGGACCACACTTACCCGAGGCGCGCAGGTCACATCCGAATTCTTTCCTGTGCTCGGAGCTACGCCGGAGAGCGGACGAGTGTTTGGTTTTTCCGAAGATCGCCCCGGAGCCGCTCCCGTTGTGGTGCTCGGGCATAAATTCTGGCAGAACGAGCTGCATGCCGATCCGGCTGTTATCGGCAAAGCCATCGAACTCAGCGGCAAGCTCTACACCGTGATTGGAGTGATGCCGGCGGGCTTCCATTTCTTCTTCGGGCGCAGCGAAGATTTCTACGTGCCGCTTGGGCCTGAAGCTGCCGATGCCAACTTCAACAATCGCACGGCACATGGAAGCCTCAGCGTTTTAGCGCGGCCGAAACCCGGCATCTCTGCCGCGGCTGCGAAAACGGAGCTTGAGGGAATCGCTACAAGGCTTGCGGCAGAGTATCCGGCCACGAACGCAGGCCATTCCGTAATAACGAGAAAGCTGGTCGATCAATACTTCGCCCAGATTCGCCCCGTTCTGTGGCTGCTGATGGCCGCGGTTGCGATCGTGCTTCTCGTGGGCTGCGCCAACGTCAGCAACCTTCTGCTTACCCGCGGCGCCGATCGCGAACGCGAGTTCGCGATTCGCAGCGCGCTCGGCGCCAGCGGATATCGCATCTTTCAACAATCGCTCGGCGAGAGCATCTGGCTCGCATTGCTTGCAGGAGTGTGCGGAGTAGCGATTGCATATTTCTCTTTGCCCTTCCTGCTGCGCCTCGGGCCTTCGAACATTCCCCGTTTGGACGAAACAGCGATCCAATGGCCCATTTTGGGATTTGCGTTTGTCGCGGCGCTCTGCGTGTCACTGATTTGCGGCATGCTGCCGGGATGGGCAACGCTGCGCGTTGCGCCTGAACAGGCATTGCGAAGTCATTCCACTTCTTCCTATGCGGGACGCGGACGACAGCGTGTGCGCTCGGCTTTGCTCGTCGGCGGAGTTGCGATAACGCTGCTGCTGGCTGCTGCATCTGGGCTCTTGGTTCAGAGCCTGCGGAGGACGCTCGCCGTCGACCCGGGTTTCCAGCCCGGGCATCTACTCGCTCTCGACATCATTCTGAGTGGCGACAAATACAAGTCGAAGGAAAGCAGTCTGGCCTTCTTCTCTGCCGCAGAAGAAAAATTGCGTGCGCTGCCGGGCGTTACAGATGTCGGGAACATCTGCACTCCTCCTCTCGCAGGAGAATGCGGCGATTATTTCTATTCCATTCCGGGAAGAACTGATCCCAACGACGCCGATCTGCCGGACGCGAACTTCAACATCGCCGACGAAAACTATTTCCGCACCGCAGGCATTCGCCTGATCTCCGGACGTCCATTTCTGCCGACGGACGCGGATTCTTCGCCGCACGTCGCAGTCATCAACCAGGCATTCGCGCGCAAATGGTGGCCGGCCGGAGATGCCGTCGGACACACAGTTCATTTCGGCGGTCGCGGCGAAACAGGAGACCTGCTGCAAATCGTAGGCGTAGCTGAGGACACGAAACAGTATGGGCTCGATTCCCAAACTGATCCGGAAATCTTTTTTCCTGAGAAACAACACCAGCAGAACGCGATGGTGCTGATGGTGCGAACCGCCGGAGATCCCGACAGTATTGCTGCAACGGCGGAGAATGCGATCCAGAGTATCGACAAGGATATTCCGGTTCGCATTCATCCGATGAGCTACTACGTCGCGCAGAGTCTGCGGCAGCGCCAGTTCCTCACGTTGCTGCTCTCGATTTTCGCCGGTTTGGCGATCTGCCTCGCGGCATTGGGAGTCTTTGGTGTCGCAGCCTATGCGGTTGCGTCGCGCAAAGGGGAAATCGCGGTGCGTCTGGCGCTGGGAGCGCCGCCGCAAAACGTAAAAGCCTGGATTACCATGCAGACCATGCGGCGGGTGGCCTTCGGATGCGCAATTGGTCTGGTTGGAGCATTGCTTGGCGCTCGCCTGGTGCGCAATCTTCTTTACGACGTATCGCCCACCGATCCTCTGGTACTGAGTGCAACCTGTGCGCTGTTGATCGGAGTGGCGCTTCTGGCAACATGGATTCCTGCTCGGCGCGCCGCCGCCATCGATCCAATGCAGACGCTTAGGGCCGAGTAGCCTCACTCGATCCTGCCGCTGGGAAAAGTGGGCACCTACAGTAAAGAAAAATCTTCCGTGCTTTTACGCTGTTGTTCGCCTTGCGGCTGCGGTTTTGAGCGTGACCTTGATGTACACCACGGCAATTCCAGCCACATCGCCTGCTCTCCGAAATTACGCTGTTCTTACGCTGTTCTTCGCTGTTCTTTTTGCGAGATCTTCTAAGAATGGGCAGAAAACAGCAAAACTCCGAACAGTACGCTGTTTTTTACGCTGTTCACAGCGAAACTCGTGCTTCGGCAGTCGGCACAGAAAAGCACATTCGAGCAAGGAATTATGGGACTGCCTTGGCCGTTCCTGGAAGAAGAAAGGCCGGGCTCCTGCCCGGCCTGTGTACCTCGTCTGACAACTTCAGTTGATGCGGACGCAGACCGCCTTCGTCTCCGTGTAGAGTTCGAGGGCTTCTTTGCCCATCTCGCGTCCCCAGCCCGATTGCTTGTAGCCGCCGAACGGCATGGCGGCGTCGAAGACGTTGTAGCAGTTGATCCACACCGTTCCGGCTTTTAGCTTGTTCGCGAGTGAGTGGGCTTTGGCGATGTCCTTCGTCCAGATGCCCGCTGCGAGACCGTACGTGGTGTTGTTGGCTTCGGCGGCGATCTCGTCGATGCTCTTGAATGGCATCGCGGTCACAACCGGTCCGAAGATTTCCTCTTGCACGACCTTCATTGTGGGCTTTGTGTTGACGAGCACGGTTGGCTCGACGAAGTATCCGCGATTGCCGACTGTCTTGCCGCCGACTACCGCCTTCGCGCCTTCATTCAAGCCAGCTTCCATGTAGCCGCGGACGCGACGGAACTGCTCTTCAGAGACGAGCGGCCCCATCGTGGTGTCGGCGTTCATGCCCGGACCAACCTTAATCTTCTTTGCGGACTCCGACACCCCTTCGACGACTCTGTCGAAAATCTTGTCTTCGACAAATAGGCGCGAACCAGCGCAGCAGCATTGTCCGTGATTGAAGAAAATAGCGTTGGCAGCGCCAGCCGTGGCCTGCTTCACGTCAGCATCGTCGAAGACGATGTTTGGCGACTTGCCGCCGAGCTCCAATGTGACCTTCTTCAGGTTATCCGCAGCGGCTTGCACGATCAGCTTGCCGACCTCGGTCGATCCTGTAAAGGCGATCTTATCGACATCCGGATGCGCAGCAAGCGCCGCGCCTGCGGTCTCGCCGAATCCGGTGACGATGTTGAGAACGCCCGGTGGCAATCCAGCTTCGAGAGCGATTTCCCCGAGACGAAGCGCGGAAAGTGGAGTCTGCTCTGCCGGTTTCAAGACGACCGTGCAGCCGGTCGCCAATGCAGGGCCAAGCTTCCAGGCGGCCATCAACAGCGGGAAATTCCATGGAATGATTTGTCCCACCACGCCGATCGGCTCGCGCCGTGTGTAGGCAAGGAACGGTCCCGCAACGGGAATTGTGCTGCCTTCCACCTTCGTGGCCCATCCCGCCATGTAATGGAAGAGATCAGCGGCGAGCGGAACATCGGCAACGCGCGCAACACTGAGCGGCTTGCCATTGTCCAAGGTTTCTAGTTCGGCGAATTCTTCCAGATTCTCCTGGAGAAGATCGCCGATCTTCCAGATGATGCGTCCGCGCTCGCTGGCGCTCATCTTCGACCACGGGCCGGATTCGAACGCGCGCCGCGCGGCTTTTACTGCGAGGTCGATATCGGCCTTATCGCCTTCGGCGACGCGGGCGAGGACCTCGCCGGTTGCAGGATCGATGGAATCGAAGGTCTTGCCGGAATGAGACTGGACCCATTTGCCATCGATGAGAAGTTTTCTTGGAGTTGCTAAGAATTCAGTGACTACGTTGTGGACTTGCAGCGGAGTTGCTGTTGCCATACTGCCTCCTCAGAGTGAGGTTCGTTCGGAAGGAACCGGGCATCTTACCACCGTCTGAGGCCAGAAAGCTTGCCAGCTTTTCATATTGATCGCTAGCAATGAAATCAACGCCTGCCCGAGCGGCGGCCTGCCACCTTTGTTGTGCAGCATCGAGTGATCCGAAGTTGTAGCTCGCAAACCATCCATTGCAGCTAAGTTCTTCTTTTGTCGCACCATCAAGGGTGTAGAAGCGGATAAAGAGGCCATGCTCATGCGCGTGCTCGACCAACGCGCGCAGTCGAAGCTCGTCTTCTTTACTCCAGTCGCCAGCTTCGTTTTGGCCGCCACGCTCGACCACCGACCACGGATTGTTCCACCAGCGGCGATAGTTCGACGCTGGCTCAGGCTCAATCACCTCCGGTGCGGCCATGGGATCGCGCTTGTTGGTGTGGACGGCGCCGAAGACAAGCAATCGCGCGCCGACTGGAACCTGGTCGTGGAAGACGGCCTGCTGTGCGTCGGACTCGCCGGTCAAGACCAGCAGTGGTTTGATGTCGAGCGGCTCCACTTTGCTCGCGTCTCCCGATTTGAGAGCAGTAGTTATCCAGCTCCGATATTTGTTCAGCAGTTGCCATACAGCAGCCAGATGGTCCGGCTGTTCCGTCTTGAAGTCTAGATTGAGTGTGATCAGCGGCCAGTCGCCGTGATTTCCTTCCCGCAGCGCTTGTTCCATAATGGGACGTACGCGATCGAAGAAGTAGTGCTCGAGCGTCGGCTCGTGGCCGCTCAGCGGCGCGCCATGTGCAACGACCGATCTTCCCTTCCCGGTGCTTGGATCGACGTACCAATATGGGTCTTGCTCAATCGCCAGCGGCGGCTTTGCCGTGAGCGCGCGGTCGATGCGGTTGTCCCACCACTCGCCGTAGGGATAGCAGTTGTGGGCGTCCATTACTGTGCGCGAGCCGGGGTGGAAGGCTGTCTGCCCGGAGGCGGGAATGACGATGATGAAAGATGAAATCAGCCGGAAACAGAATCGTTGAATGTGCATGTTGGTTAGCTAACGAAACACAAGGTCCTTCGGCCAACGGCAGCCTCAGGATGACACGGCATTGGAGATTGTCGCCCATCCATTTTGCTATGACTGGATGCTGCTGCTTAGCCAGCGCTTAGCCTGTGCTTTAGCGAGTGACTGCACATACTCTCGCTCTAAACACCGTGTCATCCTGAGGCCTGCTGTTGGCCGAAGGACCTTGTGTTTTCTCTACGGCATAAGGATCGAAGCTCGCGTCAGAAATTCACGTAAATCGGATTCCCCAGCACTTCCAATTTCCCAGAACCGGAAACTACGTCGGCGCGCAGCCAGTGTCGCTTGCCATCGCTGGTCCACTTTGCTGTGAGCGTCTGATCCGCCGAAGTAATAGCGGCCTGCGGAATCGACGAATCTTCGCGTCCGTCTACGACAATTCGCAGCTTCGATCCGCTGCACGCGACTACGCGCGCCGATAATTCCAAAACTTCGCCCGAGCGCGCTTGCGTTGTTCCGCCCATCACTGTCTCAGTCCCGGACCCGCGCGCCGCGAAATCGAGCAGACGATCTTTCGAGCC from Terriglobales bacterium includes these protein-coding regions:
- a CDS encoding aldehyde dehydrogenase family protein; the protein is MATATPLQVHNVVTEFLATPRKLLIDGKWVQSHSGKTFDSIDPATGEVLARVAEGDKADIDLAVKAARRAFESGPWSKMSASERGRIIWKIGDLLQENLEEFAELETLDNGKPLSVARVADVPLAADLFHYMAGWATKVEGSTIPVAGPFLAYTRREPIGVVGQIIPWNFPLLMAAWKLGPALATGCTVVLKPAEQTPLSALRLGEIALEAGLPPGVLNIVTGFGETAGAALAAHPDVDKIAFTGSTEVGKLIVQAAADNLKKVTLELGGKSPNIVFDDADVKQATAGAANAIFFNHGQCCCAGSRLFVEDKIFDRVVEGVSESAKKIKVGPGMNADTTMGPLVSEEQFRRVRGYMEAGLNEGAKAVVGGKTVGNRGYFVEPTVLVNTKPTMKVVQEEIFGPVVTAMPFKSIDEIAAEANNTTYGLAAGIWTKDIAKAHSLANKLKAGTVWINCYNVFDAAMPFGGYKQSGWGREMGKEALELYTETKAVCVRIN
- a CDS encoding ABC transporter permease produces the protein MERLNWFWQDLRYGLRSLRKDRGFAFLAVLALALGIGATTVIFSVLDNVLLEPFPYKNPDRLAMFFIHDNTRSDQDGRGGFFYAEYMDYKEQNHVWEGLIANNGEDVLYTDKEGTRQYSGGQVTGDAFEFLGIQPLLGRILVPDDARPDAPPVAVMSYRVWQKDFNGDPTIINSTLELNGKQVTLVGIMPPRFLFGADDFWLPLTLARNDTSPFNRVWLLGRLKPGVSLKAAASDLDVVARRLSTVYRKDYPANFSIKVMSLADQVVGQFRVMLFALMAAVSMLLLIACSNVANLLLARATAREKEIAIRASMGASRARLVMQLMVESFILAALGCLAGSLFAYGGIKGVLAALPPDLIPAETVITLNARVLLFSVGVTAVTTLLCGLAPAFHSVRGELHNRLKDTGKGTQGPFRHGKFRSGLVVSQVALSIVLLVGAGLMMRSLFALQHVDLGLTPDHILVARTPLPKGRYDKAEQKAIFFRQVLDKITALPGVVAATETSTLPPYGGILSEVTVPGKSHAEAWRSIFQLCSEGYFPTLGIRLVRGRLLSESDVVSARHVIVVNQTLVRSFFGTDDPIGKSIKFNLLDTVPESPKDAYFEIIGVVADVKNRGLQEAPQPEAFMPYSVSGAFQRGVLVRTAVEPMSMLLNVRREIWSVDRGVALTLTGTLEGYLEQFSYSQPRFGLILFGVFAGIGLALVAIGVFSVMAYSVSLQTHEIGIRMALGAQQGSVLRMVLRKGLLIIAMGIIIGEVVSLALTRFVQSQIWGVSARDPLTFAGVLAVLVMVGVAACLVPARRATKVDPLVALRYE
- a CDS encoding ABC transporter permease, whose translation is MSFIQDLRYSLRRLIKSLGFTATAVLTLALGMGATTAMYSVIHAVLLNSLPFAHPEQLLVFRESQKAGEMSVTWPNFEDWRAQQHSFEGLAAFDLRHYDYFDGTRTTLTRGAQVTSEFFPVLGATPESGRVFGFSEDRPGAAPVVVLGHKFWQNELHADPAVIGKAIELSGKLYTVIGVMPAGFHFFFGRSEDFYVPLGPEAADANFNNRTAHGSLSVLARPKPGISAAAAKTELEGIATRLAAEYPATNAGHSVITRKLVDQYFAQIRPVLWLLMAAVAIVLLVGCANVSNLLLTRGADREREFAIRSALGASGYRIFQQSLGESIWLALLAGVCGVAIAYFSLPFLLRLGPSNIPRLDETAIQWPILGFAFVAALCVSLICGMLPGWATLRVAPEQALRSHSTSSYAGRGRQRVRSALLVGGVAITLLLAAASGLLVQSLRRTLAVDPGFQPGHLLALDIILSGDKYKSKESSLAFFSAAEEKLRALPGVTDVGNICTPPLAGECGDYFYSIPGRTDPNDADLPDANFNIADENYFRTAGIRLISGRPFLPTDADSSPHVAVINQAFARKWWPAGDAVGHTVHFGGRGETGDLLQIVGVAEDTKQYGLDSQTDPEIFFPEKQHQQNAMVLMVRTAGDPDSIAATAENAIQSIDKDIPVRIHPMSYYVAQSLRQRQFLTLLLSIFAGLAICLAALGVFGVAAYAVASRKGEIAVRLALGAPPQNVKAWITMQTMRRVAFGCAIGLVGALLGARLVRNLLYDVSPTDPLVLSATCALLIGVALLATWIPARRAAAIDPMQTLRAE